GAGCAATGGCAGTTGTAAACGTCGCTAAGGTCGCCGGCTACTTCATATTGGACGCCACCGCAAAGGCAGCTACCAGATTGAATCATTGACTCACCTCCCTGTGTGATAACTCCGCTCAGCACGCGCGGCTACGGAATGAAGGCGAAGCCGCAATGTAGTAGACGTCGCCGTGACTGGCCTGGTTATACATGAGCCTCCTCCGGAATCTGAGCCAACAGGTCAGTAACCCCGATATCCAAGCCAGCCTGTGATAGCAACGTAGACACTTGGCCACGATGGTGAGTCTGATGGTTAAAGAAATGAAGAACTAGGCTCGAATATCGCTTGTTAGCAGGAATCCCTTTGGTGTTGTGGTAGCTGAGAACGAAATCCAGATCACTTTCGGATAGCTCTGCTATCCAGTTGATAATCTTGCGATCCAACCAGATCCGGCGCCGAGATAAGCTATCAAGGTCTTCAAAGACTATCTGATCCAGGCGAGTCGGACTTTGAAGACCAGCGACCTCTCGCAACGAGTTCAGGCAGGAGGGATGGGCCGCAAATCGTTTGAGCCAGATGATGTCGCCAACGAGGATGTGATTGAGAGTTCCCAGAATGGAGCCAAAAAAGGCCCCACGGTCTTTAGTTAAATCTGTTGCAGAGAGCTCTCCCACAGCCTCATAAACTTTTGAGTTCATCCACTGGTTGTAATTGGCTAGCAATTCAAAGTGATTTTTCAGGCTCATCAGAGTTCCTTCTCGTGTATAACGCGCGGCTCACGCGCCGGATTGGAGATACGAAGCAGCGGAAAACCGGTCGC
This Marinobacter salinus DNA region includes the following protein-coding sequences:
- a CDS encoding DinB family protein, with the protein product MSLKNHFELLANYNQWMNSKVYEAVGELSATDLTKDRGAFFGSILGTLNHILVGDIIWLKRFAAHPSCLNSLREVAGLQSPTRLDQIVFEDLDSLSRRRIWLDRKIINWIAELSESDLDFVLSYHNTKGIPANKRYSSLVLHFFNHQTHHRGQVSTLLSQAGLDIGVTDLLAQIPEEAHV